In the Leptospira limi genome, one interval contains:
- a CDS encoding alpha/beta fold hydrolase, whose translation MEWNYQTIQRDGFEFLIAQNNTKGPNLYWLGSALYYPRVIPKTMASKYHITVVDHRGFAKHINSTPENESMYDLDVVLDDFHFFQNHLQIPACTILGHSGHGYMALTYAKKYPDCVSKLVMVATGPNHGAPLLERETYFANFASEERKEKHRQLQTNFQNQIESHPEGLPNFFNLYCVSQDALGFYNLKMDSTHLWEGIKTNKLAFDYLFGKVFVEINVETILPNLKHPTKLILGKYDFQVAPYYTWDTIIERFPDVKRTVLDHCGHLPFFEDPNQFMKVMDSE comes from the coding sequence ATGGAATGGAACTATCAGACAATCCAAAGGGATGGATTTGAATTTTTAATCGCGCAAAACAATACAAAAGGACCAAACCTCTATTGGCTCGGGAGTGCGTTGTACTACCCAAGGGTGATCCCAAAAACGATGGCATCCAAATATCACATCACTGTTGTGGACCATAGAGGATTTGCGAAACATATAAATTCAACTCCTGAAAATGAATCCATGTATGATTTGGATGTGGTATTGGATGATTTTCACTTCTTCCAAAACCATCTCCAAATCCCAGCCTGTACGATTCTTGGCCACTCAGGCCACGGGTACATGGCTCTGACTTATGCAAAAAAATACCCAGACTGTGTTTCTAAACTCGTCATGGTAGCAACGGGCCCTAACCATGGAGCTCCCCTTTTGGAACGGGAAACATACTTTGCAAATTTCGCAAGTGAAGAGAGAAAAGAAAAACACAGACAACTCCAAACCAATTTCCAAAACCAAATTGAGTCTCACCCTGAAGGCCTTCCAAACTTTTTCAATTTGTATTGTGTGAGCCAGGATGCACTCGGTTTTTATAATCTAAAAATGGATTCCACTCATCTATGGGAAGGGATAAAAACCAACAAACTAGCGTTTGATTATTTGTTTGGAAAAGTTTTTGTCGAGATCAATGTCGAAACCATTTTACCAAATTTAAAACATCCAACCAAACTCATATTAGGAAAGTATGATTTCCAAGTGGCTCCTTATTATACATGGGATACAATCATCGAAAGATTTCCAGATGTGAAACGAACAGTTCTCGACCACTGTGGCCATTTGCCATTTTTCGAAGACCCAAATCAATTTATGAAAGTTATGGATTCGGAATGA
- the prmC gene encoding peptide chain release factor N(5)-glutamine methyltransferase codes for MAEQPGTLLYYLKRSTEFLEKKEIPNPRVDAEWLLSDLLGLPRIKLYSQFEMPLSQKEIDLYRERIVERSKRKPVAYITGKKGFHQFEFFVSEDVLIPRPETEELVDYLFKQKETLASEFPDGIQIWDLCSGSGCIGLSLSQLLKPNLVVLSDISEKAIETSKSNAEKYKLTDVQFYVSSLDNSLPNEFRFDIIVSNPPYIPESEKKDIMPDVLEYEPHLALFVSDILSFHRELFESVKRRLKPGGWFLMETHPTYIQELENLAISLGFVSPKKVLDSSQKERFLFLKTESKFES; via the coding sequence ATGGCGGAACAACCAGGAACCTTACTTTATTATCTCAAACGTTCCACAGAATTTCTGGAAAAAAAAGAAATTCCAAACCCTCGTGTCGATGCTGAATGGCTTCTCTCGGACCTTCTTGGTTTACCTCGTATCAAACTCTATTCCCAATTTGAAATGCCCCTTTCTCAAAAAGAAATCGATTTGTACAGAGAACGGATTGTAGAACGAAGCAAACGAAAACCAGTAGCTTACATCACAGGGAAAAAAGGGTTCCATCAATTTGAATTTTTCGTATCAGAAGATGTTCTCATCCCTAGGCCAGAAACGGAAGAACTTGTAGATTATCTTTTTAAACAGAAAGAAACACTCGCAAGTGAATTTCCAGATGGAATACAAATTTGGGATTTGTGTTCAGGAAGTGGTTGTATTGGCCTTAGTTTATCACAACTTCTAAAGCCAAACCTTGTTGTGTTATCTGATATTTCAGAAAAAGCAATCGAAACCAGTAAATCAAATGCTGAAAAATACAAACTAACGGATGTTCAGTTTTATGTTTCGAGTTTGGACAATTCACTTCCAAATGAATTCCGTTTTGATATCATAGTTTCAAACCCTCCCTATATCCCAGAATCGGAAAAAAAAGACATTATGCCTGATGTTTTGGAATACGAACCCCATCTAGCATTGTTTGTTTCCGATATCCTCTCTTTCCATCGTGAATTATTTGAATCCGTCAAAAGACGATTAAAACCAGGTGGTTGGTTTTTGATGGAAACCCATCCGACTTACATACAAGAATTAGAAAACTTGGCCATCAGTTTGGGTTTTGTTTCCCCTAAGAAGGTTTTGGATAGTTCTCAAAAGGAACGTTTTTTGTTTCTGAAAACTGAATCGAAGTTTGAATCTTAA
- a CDS encoding MarR family winged helix-turn-helix transcriptional regulator, which yields MNEIFSYLGIHLSETLLKMRKFLSNEFETNRVGMRFEEWIQLIPLMEKESLNQKILSDRLAKDKTTISRLVDGWVKKGWVKRIQSSEDKRSFSLKLTTKGKSIWEKGIPVVKEADLVFKKNLSQENEKELFVTLFKIQTSIQFSETKNVPFENYPKPS from the coding sequence ATGAATGAAATTTTTTCCTATTTAGGCATTCACTTAAGTGAAACTTTACTCAAGATGCGAAAGTTTCTCTCAAATGAGTTTGAGACGAATCGAGTAGGGATGCGATTTGAAGAATGGATCCAACTGATTCCCCTAATGGAAAAGGAAAGTTTGAACCAGAAAATCTTAAGTGACCGATTGGCCAAAGATAAAACCACAATCTCTAGGTTAGTTGATGGTTGGGTAAAAAAGGGATGGGTCAAACGAATCCAATCGAGTGAAGACAAACGAAGTTTTAGCTTAAAATTAACAACCAAAGGGAAATCCATATGGGAGAAGGGGATACCTGTTGTCAAAGAAGCAGATTTAGTTTTTAAAAAAAATCTGAGTCAAGAAAATGAAAAAGAATTATTTGTAACTCTTTTTAAGATTCAAACTTCGATTCAGTTTTCAGAAACAAAAAACGTTCCTTTTGAGAACTATCCAAAACCTTCTTAG
- a CDS encoding malate dehydrogenase: MSKKVKVAVTGAAGQIGYALLFRIASGQMFGPDTAVELQLLELEQALPAAKGVIMELDDCAFPLLEKVSVTSSLDEAFRDINWALLVGSVPRKAGMERGDLLKINGGIFTTQGKAIEKNAASDVRVLVVGNPCNTNALIAMNNAKGVPSDRWFAMTGLDENRAKTQLAQKAGVLVKDVSNVAIWGNHSATQYPDFYNAKIKGKPATDLISDDAWLKGDFISTVQKRGAAIIAARGASSAASAANAVVDTVHNIVTPTKPGDWFSAACHSNGEYGVDKGLIFGYPLKSDGKKVEIVTGLEINAFGKEKFDITHNELKEERNEVKDMLG; this comes from the coding sequence ATGAGCAAAAAAGTAAAAGTTGCTGTAACAGGTGCTGCCGGACAAATCGGATACGCACTCTTATTTCGTATCGCTTCAGGACAAATGTTTGGACCTGACACAGCTGTCGAACTCCAGTTATTAGAATTGGAACAAGCGCTCCCTGCAGCGAAAGGTGTCATCATGGAATTGGATGACTGTGCGTTCCCATTACTCGAAAAAGTATCTGTTACTTCTAGTTTAGATGAAGCATTCCGTGATATCAATTGGGCTCTTCTTGTTGGGTCAGTTCCAAGAAAAGCTGGAATGGAACGTGGTGACCTTCTCAAAATCAATGGTGGTATTTTTACTACCCAAGGGAAAGCGATCGAAAAAAATGCAGCAAGTGATGTAAGAGTTCTTGTTGTAGGTAACCCATGTAACACAAACGCACTCATTGCAATGAATAATGCAAAAGGTGTTCCGTCTGACAGATGGTTTGCGATGACAGGTCTTGATGAAAATCGTGCAAAAACTCAATTGGCACAAAAAGCGGGAGTTCTTGTAAAAGATGTTTCTAATGTTGCAATTTGGGGTAATCACTCAGCGACTCAATACCCAGACTTTTATAATGCAAAAATCAAAGGAAAACCAGCAACTGACCTGATCAGTGACGATGCTTGGTTAAAGGGAGATTTTATCTCTACTGTGCAAAAACGTGGTGCGGCTATCATCGCTGCAAGAGGAGCTTCTTCCGCTGCTTCTGCAGCCAATGCAGTGGTCGACACAGTGCATAACATTGTGACACCAACAAAACCAGGAGATTGGTTCAGTGCCGCTTGCCATTCTAATGGTGAGTATGGTGTAGACAAAGGTCTTATCTTTGGATACCCACTCAAATCTGATGGTAAAAAAGTAGAGATCGTAACGGGTCTTGAGATCAATGCTTTCGGTAAGGAAAAATTTGATATCACTCACAATGAATTAAAAGAAGAAAGAAACGAAGTCAAAGATATGTTAGGTTAA
- a CDS encoding tetratricopeptide repeat protein, whose product MSGPIVRNYKGGSIVYFEKDKAEDIFVLQKGRVVLTYTNINGVELKEDVKLGEFFGVKSAIGRYPREETAQVIGAATVLVFKVPEFEKFVSDKTHLIIKMLKVFSSQLRQVHRQVREILGQGEAKNPAFELMNVAEVFYKNGNFDHAAYAFEKYIQHYPDGMYLDRAKQLLDLARKKTPFPLTIQELVYKPEPGSQTGKLQEMLKTMAVPTSSTTSSVDPNSILSQYDKASTFMNAGKYADAIELFKTVSDRTDSVTQEEEQFVENSLFYMGKSSFKAKDYPSAISHFSNFIKRYPKGLLLKENLYHLALATEASGDKEKAKQLFQKVTQMPPMDDSISEDAKSKLKGGK is encoded by the coding sequence GTGTCAGGTCCTATCGTACGAAATTATAAAGGTGGTTCCATTGTCTATTTTGAAAAAGACAAGGCAGAGGATATCTTTGTACTACAAAAAGGCCGAGTTGTACTAACTTACACGAATATCAATGGTGTGGAACTCAAAGAGGATGTAAAACTCGGTGAGTTTTTTGGAGTAAAGAGTGCCATTGGACGTTACCCTAGGGAAGAAACAGCACAAGTGATTGGAGCGGCAACCGTTCTTGTCTTCAAAGTGCCTGAATTCGAAAAATTTGTTTCTGACAAAACCCATCTCATCATCAAAATGCTCAAGGTGTTTTCAAGCCAACTGAGGCAAGTGCACAGACAGGTTAGGGAAATCCTCGGACAAGGGGAAGCAAAGAACCCAGCATTTGAGCTAATGAACGTAGCCGAAGTTTTTTATAAAAATGGTAACTTTGACCATGCAGCGTATGCATTTGAGAAATACATCCAACATTATCCGGACGGAATGTACTTAGACCGAGCCAAACAGCTTTTAGACTTAGCTCGCAAAAAAACACCATTCCCTCTCACCATACAAGAGTTAGTTTACAAACCTGAGCCCGGTTCCCAAACAGGGAAACTACAAGAAATGCTCAAAACAATGGCTGTTCCTACTTCGAGCACCACTTCCAGTGTCGATCCAAATTCCATTCTTTCTCAATATGACAAAGCATCTACTTTCATGAATGCAGGTAAGTATGCAGATGCGATTGAACTCTTTAAAACTGTATCTGACAGAACGGATTCGGTGACCCAAGAAGAAGAACAGTTTGTTGAAAATTCTCTTTTTTATATGGGGAAATCTAGTTTTAAAGCAAAAGATTATCCAAGTGCCATTTCTCATTTTTCTAATTTCATCAAACGTTACCCAAAAGGACTACTGCTCAAAGAAAACCTTTACCATTTGGCTCTCGCAACAGAAGCCTCAGGGGACAAAGAAAAAGCCAAACAATTATTCCAAAAGGTAACCCAAATGCCTCCTATGGATGACAGCATCTCCGAAGATGCCAAATCCAAACTCAAAGGAGGTAAATAA
- a CDS encoding Crp/Fnr family transcriptional regulator, with translation MNDQMLEAMFGKFGKVFQPNEVLFCEYEPGNDFYLIKEGKVKITKTIGTSIKTLDVLEAGDILGEMAILEEQPRSATAIAVTEVKALNFNRANFEMLMTKNPALAMKLLHIFSFRIYDQKRRLMILLMDDIVGKVCDVFVMLYEKQYNNDVYNEIILSATVDDIANWCAQPVGEVQKVLMQYVKTGKLDLYPDKIVIHNISDFQRIVNQKRKPT, from the coding sequence ATGAACGACCAAATGTTAGAAGCTATGTTTGGAAAATTTGGAAAAGTGTTCCAACCAAACGAAGTTTTATTTTGTGAATACGAACCTGGTAACGATTTTTACCTCATCAAAGAAGGAAAAGTCAAAATCACAAAAACCATAGGCACAAGTATCAAAACCTTAGATGTCTTGGAAGCAGGTGATATTTTGGGAGAAATGGCGATTTTGGAAGAACAACCAAGGTCTGCTACTGCCATTGCAGTGACTGAGGTAAAAGCACTCAATTTCAATCGTGCAAACTTTGAGATGCTCATGACGAAAAACCCTGCTCTTGCGATGAAATTATTACATATTTTTTCCTTCCGTATTTATGACCAAAAAAGACGACTGATGATCCTTCTTATGGATGACATTGTAGGAAAAGTTTGTGACGTCTTTGTGATGTTATACGAGAAGCAGTATAATAATGATGTTTATAACGAAATCATCCTTTCTGCAACAGTGGATGACATTGCCAATTGGTGTGCCCAACCTGTGGGAGAAGTCCAAAAAGTCCTCATGCAATATGTAAAAACTGGGAAACTTGACCTCTACCCAGATAAAATTGTTATTCACAATATCTCTGATTTCCAAAGGATAGTGAATCAGAAACGTAAACCTACGTAA